The DNA segment TCTTTCCAAATAATAATGCAAAAGGATTGTCTAATTGACCCTGCTAAACTTCTTGCCTTATAATTCCTAGTGATCCAGGTGCGCTGCGCATATGGGCATATGTAAGAGATATACAACCTTCGAAAAGCAAATAAGAAAGGATCAAATCAATAAGCTGCGATCCAAATAGCATCGTCATAGTGAAAACCGGATGGATCGATCGATTGACTACCTGGTGGTGCCATCGAAGAGTTCCGGTGGTTCCGATGTCGGGTCGAGGGTCGGAGGCAACACCTCCTTCGTCAAACTGCACCAACATCACACCTCCATGATCAGCAACACTTAATCGAATCAAGGAGGGCTTCGAGAAATGAACACGATCCCGCGAATTACCTGGCGGTCGCTGCTGCTGCCATTGGCGAAAGCTATAAGATCGACCACAAGAACTCGTTCTAAAAGCTCGACCTCGACCACTCGCTCTCTATATAGTGGACGCGTGCTACGAAgacgtttcaagaaataagtgaaGGATGGGGGCAAATTAGACTTTTCATGATTAATCTAATCAAGGAGGACTTCTAGAGTTGATTCTGAGAGAGCGTCAGCGGTGACGACATTCTTGCCGATAGGTGATCCGCTACGGCGTCGCGAAGCAATGTATTCGAACAACATAACGTCCAGATTCGATCATAATTAGTGGGCGCAAAATATTACAGTGAAATGTCGGGTCAATACCAAAACGGATCGTCGATAGGAACCTTCCACGGAAAACCACGACAATAGACTCTTGAGCCGGACTAACTGAACCGGACCGGTCTGGGCCGTGGGCTGCAAACCGCACATGGCCTTTAGCTCTGTTGAAACCGCGCCCCGAAATCCCGTTAGCCTCCTCTTCCGCCTCTCGGCCTCCCTCACCTCCGATTCGAGATTCCCATGGCGTCCCAAAACCCCAAGGGTTCCTCACAGTCGGGCAAGAAGGCCATGGATGTACCTCCCTCGGCGGAGGTTGTGGCCCCTCCTGCTGCGGTGGTGCCGGATAACAGGCCTTCTCCTCCGACGGTTCGCCTCCCAAACCCTAGTTCTGCCCCACAGAAGCCCGAGATCCATGGGAACGCGGAGGGACCAACCGGCGTGGTAGGGCAGAAGGAGACCGCGCCGACCGCCGTTgaagccgctgctgctgctggtcaATCCAACTCGGGTTCTTCGGAGGCAGCCCCTGTCACCGATCTCCAGAAGAAGCTCCGGCGAGCCGAGCGATTTGGGACGCCCGTGATGCTTTCGGAACAGGAGAAACGCAATTCTCGAGCTGAGAGGTACagggtttgaactttgaactagCTCTTCTGATTTCCCTTCCCTCGTTTGGATTATGTGAAAAGATGCGATTTCACATCTTAATGATGAAAATTTTCCTCAAAAATAAGAAGAATTTTTTAGGATTTTATCTTAGGTTGGTGGTGGACAGATATGTATGCAGGTGGCAAAAGGGAATCGTGGCGAATTGTCGACTAAAGTTCATAAGAATCATTTAGAGAGAACATTAAAACAAAGGAATTGTAATATTCTTGTATGTTGGCTCGTGATAGTCACCTCTTTTCTTAGAAAGTAGTCAAGATTACCAAAGTTCAACTGAGTAAATATGTCAAGGTTCTAGAGGCTGGTGATGGTTCTATTCAGATATAAAGGTGTGTCAGATCTATAATATGAATTATGAGTCAAATGAGGAGATAAAGCGTTTTTAAGGATTGTACCTGTAGTTTGTGCTTCTCTAATTCAAGGAAAAGAAGTCTCCCAAAAATaactaaaaaggaaaagaagtattCCTTTTGGAAATTTTGGAAAACTAGTCAATCAATCTTTTAAGATGAATAGAATTGTTGGATATAGTTTTCTTATATAATAAGTCATATTCCCACGAATGCTAGGAAAAAAGAACTATGGAAATAATAGACTGCTACTATTCTCTATGGTTTATAGCTCAACCATTGCTCTTCTGTGTTATTATACTTGATCTTCCCTGGATTCCCTGACTCTGGTTCAGGACAGGGGCAGGAGCGAGGCAACTCCTGTTTAGGAGTCCAGGAGCTTCAAGAGCCCCTGCTGTCCTGCTCCCGTCCAAGACTCAATTGGGCTATGGTTGATGTCAGCCCATTTAGTGTCATTGCTGTTGCTATGTTGCTGTCGTACTTCTTTTATGGCTGTGGTTGCCACTTCTATACTTGATTCTTGTTATGTtcagaagagagagaagaggagacaGAAAGGGAAGCTTGCACTTGCATTGTATGCCACTGTTAAGCTGTCTTGCAATTTGAATGTAAGAAGCACAGACACAGGACGTGGGACATAGACACGACATGACATGAATACAGCGacatgtcatttttcaaaaaaattagcaCACTAGAGGTGGAGGAAGACCTAAGAAagcttcattaaaaacaataaatGGATATTTGATGGGACCTTAATAAAATAGTTATTGTCCTTAATAAAATTCAGTGACAGGAAAAAAAATTAGTTAAGCAATTCTTCATAGATGGAACCTTATTTGTTCTTCTTCTGTTCTGTTTTGGTTGAAAAAACTAAACTGGTGCATTAATTGCACTCTTGGGACCCTATGTTACTTTCTCAAAAATATCGGATTTCTCCATAGAACTTAAGGTGCTTTTCAGAAGATGGCTTTTCTCCACTCTTTGAAGAGACAACATTTGTAGGGATTAAGGATTTTCATTTCCTTGCATGCTTCAAGTTGGT comes from the Musa acuminata AAA Group cultivar baxijiao chromosome BXJ2-8, Cavendish_Baxijiao_AAA, whole genome shotgun sequence genome and includes:
- the LOC135585583 gene encoding protein MODIFIER OF SNC1 11-like, producing the protein MASQNPKGSSQSGKKAMDVPPSAEVVAPPAAVVPDNRPSPPTVRLPNPSSAPQKPEIHGNAEGPTGVVGQKETAPTAVEAAAAAGQSNSGSSEAAPVTDLQKKLRRAERFGTPVMLSEQEKRNSRAERFGTVSTLDGGKIVGPLEEQKRKARAERFGLKAETDEEAKKKARLERFAPYSKLDTSEEEKRKARAIRFSQASPKVSGQSNSDLKATAL